In one window of Chryseobacterium sp. JV274 DNA:
- a CDS encoding M14 family zinc carboxypeptidase, with amino-acid sequence MNFEQIYSQTSDFSNRYISPEKLFSYLQTNLSNYIQEIGTSYLDKPIYQLTIGTGKIQVLAWSQMHGNESNATHAMLDLLVSLDKAPEMKEDLFSKIQLDFIFMLNPDGSERWTRLNAADIDLNRDFHNEASKEIKFLKNAAASKKYDYALNLHEQRTIFTTDGIHPATLSFLAPSENVERTVTENRKKCMAVIGNIYNHLKEMIPNQIGRYSDEFYPTSTGDNFIKAGMPTILFEGGHFIDDYTRKGTRKYYTIALYYALKAISELNSDITGWETYLEIPENQETHYDIIYRNVKLNTEHVCILDIAVQYREIKEEGKDDISFIPFVMEAGDVKKRKGWLEIDCTGKKFISAAKYPKLDSVVDFKIED; translated from the coding sequence ATGAATTTTGAACAGATCTATTCTCAAACCTCCGATTTCTCAAATCGCTATATTTCCCCTGAAAAATTATTTTCTTACCTACAGACCAATCTCAGCAATTATATTCAGGAGATCGGAACATCCTATTTAGATAAGCCTATTTACCAGCTAACTATAGGAACCGGAAAGATTCAGGTATTGGCCTGGTCACAAATGCACGGAAACGAATCCAATGCGACTCATGCCATGCTGGACCTTTTAGTAAGTCTTGATAAAGCTCCCGAAATGAAAGAGGATTTGTTCAGTAAAATACAACTTGATTTTATATTCATGCTGAATCCGGACGGATCTGAAAGATGGACGAGACTAAATGCAGCCGATATTGATCTGAACAGAGATTTTCATAATGAAGCCAGTAAAGAGATTAAGTTTCTGAAAAATGCAGCAGCTTCAAAGAAATATGATTATGCATTAAACCTTCATGAGCAGAGAACGATCTTTACTACTGACGGTATTCATCCTGCTACGCTTTCCTTTTTGGCTCCTTCCGAAAATGTAGAACGTACGGTTACTGAAAACAGAAAAAAATGTATGGCAGTGATCGGAAATATATATAACCATTTGAAGGAAATGATCCCGAACCAGATCGGAAGATATTCTGACGAATTTTATCCTACTTCCACAGGAGATAATTTTATCAAAGCCGGAATGCCTACTATCTTATTTGAAGGTGGACACTTTATAGATGATTACACCAGAAAAGGAACGAGAAAATATTATACTATTGCTCTTTATTATGCATTGAAGGCAATAAGCGAACTGAATTCTGATATTACAGGTTGGGAAACTTACCTTGAAATTCCTGAAAATCAGGAAACCCATTATGATATTATTTATAGAAATGTAAAACTAAACACAGAACACGTCTGTATTCTGGATATAGCGGTTCAATACAGGGAGATCAAAGAAGAAGGGAAGGATGATATCTCTTTTATTCCTTTTGTGATGGAGGCCGGAGATGTAAAGAAAAGAAAAGGCTGGCTGGAAATAGACTGTACCGGAAAGAAATTTATTTCTGCGGCTAAATATCCGAAACTGGATTCCGTGGTGGATTTTAAAATTGAAGATTAA